A genomic segment from Aspergillus chevalieri M1 DNA, chromosome 7, nearly complete sequence encodes:
- a CDS encoding uncharacterized protein (COG:S;~EggNog:ENOG410PQPK;~TransMembrane:2 (i166-186o198-224i)) — MDSALLSQPAPSHSNTTAASTRQRILFDSLNTTRNETNTHIDSERPYTAIEDTSAGQRSNGRRDHGLFRNRAERLATRIPMLSRTEPAGSQYSPGRSYVQIDMQSVATENHWGDRAPSSSNGASRERERTERAHDRRSRRRQEEQPVLHERSCSSILKANHLRRKLFTLATAGLFFIIVLAIYVAFTASHAKMGRELHILLIFMLLILAIVFCHSFVRFVLAIARGPTNRSRIPSRSGPRGYAEPDRPIPVVLAADEEIMAEGAREKLASPPPAYGLWRSSVRINPDLLYWQRVNESSAPRRTPSGKVTNQRPPSYASDDGVDYVVEAQPRSFVPNRGQPGPSRIPEISELP, encoded by the exons ATGGATTCGGCTCTGTTGTCTCAACCGGCGCCGTCGCATTCGAACACCACTGCGGCTTCCACCCGCCAACGAATCCTGTTCGATTCACTCAACACCACTCGCAATGAGACAAATACACATATCGACAGCGAAAGACCTTATACGGCGATAGAGGATACCTCTGCTGGTCAGAGATCCAACGGTCGTCGGGATCATGGATTATTCAGAAATCGCGCTGAGCGTCTGGCAACCAGGATACCTATGCTGTCGCGAACTGAACCAGCCGGCTCCCAGTACTCGCCTGGCAGGTCGTACGTCCAGATTGATATGCAGTCGGTAGCGACAGAGAACCATTGGGGTGATAGGGCACCATCGTCATCGAATGGAGCttcaagagaaagagagcgTACTGAGAGAGCGCATGACAGACGGTCACGGAGAAGGCAGGAAGAACAGCCCGTACTTCACGAACGGTCATGTTCCTCTATTCTCAAAGCAAACCATCTCCGAAGGAAGCTGTTCACCTTGGCCACGGCCGGTCTgttcttcatcatcgttCTCGCCATCT ATGTTGCTTTCACCGCGTCTCATGCAAAGATGGGACGGGAACTCCATATCCTTTTGATCTTCATGCTTTTGATCCTTGCGATTGTATTCTGCCACTCGTTTGTCCGGTTTGTTTTGGCCATCGCCCGAGGGCCTACCAACAGGAGTCGCATTCCAAGTCGATCAGGGCCCCGGGGATACGCTGAGCCAGATCGGCCGATTCCCGTTGTCCTTGCAGCCGATGAGGAGATTATGGCTGAAGGTGCCCGTGAGAAACTCGCAAGTCCGCCTCCGGCATATGGACTCTGGAGGAGCAGTGTG AGAATCAATCCCGACCTGCTGTACTGGCAACGCGTAAACGAGTCATCAGCACCTCGAAGAACCCCAAGCGGAAAGGTCACAAATCAACGACCCCCGAGCTATGCGTCCGACGATGGTGTCGATTACGTGGTCGAGGCACAACCACGATCGTTTGTGCCGAATCGAGGGCAGCCCGGCCCAAGTCGCATTCCTGAGATCTCGGAACTTCCATAA
- a CDS encoding WD40 repeat domain-containing protein (COG:A;~EggNog:ENOG410PJ2T;~InterPro:IPR036322,IPR015943,IPR001680,IPR019775, IPR020472,IPR017986;~PFAM:PF00400;~go_function: GO:0005515 - protein binding [Evidence IEA]): protein MMSGEKRPAQAAFGSSNQLVVKRKKSDNELNPSTSVVKSSAQNGSLIQAVPRTSGLDAPIMELNGHSGEVFSVRFDPTAQHIASGSMDRSILLWNTYGPCENYGILSGHRGAVLDLQWSRDSRTIFSASADATLASWDLETGQRVRRHVGHEEIINCLDISKRGQELLISASDDGCIGIWDPRQKDALEYLETELPITAVALSEAGNEIYSGGIDNMIHVWDIRKKAIVYSMAGHTDTITSLQVSPDSQALLSNSHDSTVRTWDIRPFAPTNRHVRTYDGAPVGLEKNLIRASWDQTGEKIATGSGDRSVVVWDAKTGKLLYKLPGHKGTVNDVRFSPNNEPIIVSCSSDRSLMLGELGK from the exons ATGATGTCGGGAGAGAAACGCCCTGCTCAAGCAGCGTTCGGGTCATCGAATCAGCTCGTCGTGAAACGCAAGAAGTCCGATAATGAACTTAACCCGAGTACTTCGGTCGTTAAGAGCTCAGCTCAGAATGGGTCCTTAATACAAGCT GTTCCGCGTACTAGCGGGCTGGATGCTCCCATTATGGAGCTTAATG GTCACTCGGGTGAAGTCTTCTCGGTGCGATTCGACCCAACCGCGCAACACATTGCATCCGGCTCGATGGACCGGTCTATTT TGCTCTGGAATACCTACGGCCCATGTGAAAACTACGGCATCCTATCCGGCCATCGAGGCGCGGTTCTCGACCTGCAATGGTCACGAGACTCCCGGACAATATTCTCCGCGTCGGCGGACGCAACACTCGCTAGCTGGGATTTGGAAACCGGACAACGGGTACGTCGACACGTGGGACACGAAGAAATCATCAACTGTCTCGACATCAGCAAGAGAGGACAGGAGTTGTTGATTAGCGCAAGCGATGATGGCTGTATCGGCATCTGGGATCCTCGCCAAAAGGATGCTCTCGAGTATCTGGAGACGGAACTCCCAATCACAGCGGTTGCTCTGTCCGAGGCAGGAAATGAGATTTACAGCGGCGGTATCGATAACATGATCCATGTTTGGGATATAAGGAAGAAAGCCATTGTCTACTCCATGGCTGGACACACAGACACCATTACATCCCTCCAAGTCTCGCCAGACTCGCAAGCCCTTCTCTCCAACTCTCACGACTCGACAGTACGCACGTGGGATATCCGGCCTTTTGCGCCTACCAACCGCCATGTGCGCACGTACGACGGTGCACCAGTCGGGTTGGAAAAAAACCTCATCCGGGCTAGCTGGGACCAGACAGGTGAGAAGATTGCGACAGGAAGCGGTGACCGGAGTGTCGTTGTATGGGATGCCAAGACAGGGAAGCTCTTGTACAAGCTTCCTGGTCACAAGGGTACTGTCAACGATGTGCGATTCTCGCCGAATAACGAGCCTATCA TTGTTTCTTGTTCGTCTGACCGGTCACTAATGCTCGGGGAATTGGGCAAGTGA
- the BET3 gene encoding TRAPP complex core subunit BET3 (BUSCO:EOG09264OM7;~COG:U;~EggNog:ENOG410PK75;~InterPro:IPR024096,IPR007194,IPR016721;~PFAM:PF04051;~go_component: GO:0030008 - TRAPP complex [Evidence IEA];~go_process: GO:0048193 - Golgi vesicle transport [Evidence IEA]), translated as MSSTTKTARIGEELWKTRVDKVNAELVTLTYGTIVAQLCHDYDGDYTEVNKQLDKMGYNIGLRLIEDFLARSSVGRCANFRETADMVAKVGFKMFLNISPTVTNWTSDNNQFSLIFEENPLADFVELPDDGRAQDELWFSNILCGVLRGALEMVQMQIDAHFVSDVLRGDDTTEMRVSLVRYIEDEMPPDEE; from the exons ATGTCGTCCACCACAAAAACAGCAAGAATCGGAGAAGA GCTTTGGAA AACGAGGGTTGACAAAGTCAATGCGGAGCTGGTAACATTGACGTACGGAACGATCGTGGCACAACTCTGCCATGACTACGATGGCGACTATACCGAAGTGAACAAACAGCTGGACAAGATGGGTTACAATATTGGGTTGCGACTTATCGAGGACTTTCTGGCCCGGTCGAGCGTAGGCCGATGCGCCAACTTCCGGGAAACGGCTGATATGGTCGCGAAG GTCGGGTTCAAGATGTTCCTTAATATCTCGCCGACGGTCACGAATTGGACAAGCGACAACAACCAATTCTCCCTCATCTTCGAAGAAAACCCGCTAGCAGACTTTGTAGAACTACCCGATGACGGACGCGCTCAAGATGAACTGTGGTTCTCCAATATCCTGTGTGGTGTCCTCCGCGGCGCACTTGAGATG GTCCAAATGCAAATTGACGCACATTTCGTCAGCGATGTCCTGCGCGGCGATGATACGACGGAGATGCGGGTATCGCTAGTGAGATACATTGAAGATGAGATGCCACCAGACGAGGAGTAA
- the somA gene encoding putative cAMP-dependent protein kinase pathway protein (Som1) (COG:S;~EggNog:ENOG410PK2C;~InterPro:IPR006594;~go_function: GO:0005515 - protein binding [Evidence IEA]): protein MNQMNMPGMNPGMGGPVGGVPMINNGSTAPRNDGNVNNIPETMITNLNTYIYDYFLRRGYHDCARALVQDDSFKLNTDPAAKTSPGNRDVNGIDGDTMMTDGKDGDKVKIPDDLPRPSLSNESQHSSFLLDWFSLFWDFFWAQRNKGNRNDVRQYLHHTQNIMRLRESQQNPLLRPQPMMPGQIGQLNNIRRNNMVPPNLQKTVLQNNTAGLSQQQMAHLQRSQQAQMMQMQRDQSEMDMNGHRPQSPSSADNAPSPSKRPRLDGGPMNGQQLAPNGRGQGQGMPGQPNPLMMQNGLNARMAPQAQAAFQQPAPGAQQKSIQGLPNGMMNPGVMPNQPDLVAMPDGQGMYPMGNEYYGANGQMPQVRAGMQTPGGQHGNHALQDYQMQLMLLEQQNKRRLLMARQEQDSMTRPDQPPMPGQQALPPGTSPGSRAGASPNPSDQMKRGTPKMPQTGLPGSPSAADAMGQNRASPASMNFNPQLGGPDMTGQFFNPNGMRPPSSNPAFSAAQMGQAVPAGAANRVPSGSWPQQGGPQGQPMVPSPASQPQTGTPQERGAMPPPQAPPATGPNAGRTPASPQTAAPPTPQQAHKAAPKKKDTKDTRKKSAAAAANANTAATPSSEAEHPPTPTPSTPITPQHPNSFNKNGANATTGAPQQPTSAPAPPPMVPQQQPQPSQPPQQQQPPPPDPNQPFGDLNTLTDSSAFNLDFGALENPDLLENFDFDTFLNTDADTAGFGFDPNISYAADGVETGAGDSL from the exons ATGAATCAAATGAATATGCCCGGGATGAATCCCGGGATGGGAGGCCCCGTTGGTGGTGTTCCCATGATCAATAACGGTTCGACGGCTCCTCGTAACGATGGAAATGTGAACAACATCCCTGAAACTATGATTACCAACCTCAATACCTATATTTACGACTATTTCTTGAGACGAGGTTACCACGACTGCGCCAGAGCTCTCGTCCAGGACGATTCGTTCAAGCTGAACACCGATCCGGCCGCCAAAACAAGTCCGGGTAATCGCGATGTGAATGGTATCGATGGCGATACGATGATGACTGATGGTAAAGATGGCGACAAAGTCAAGATCCCTGACGATCTCCCTCGACCTAGTCTTTCCAATGAATCCCAACATTCGTCCTTCCTCCTCGATTGGTTCAGCCTTTTCTGGGATTTCTTTTGGGCCCAACGCAACAAAGGGAACCGCAACGATGTGCGACAATATCTCCATCACACTCAG AACATCATGCGCCTCAGAGAATCGCAACAAAATCCGTTATTACGACCTCAACCCATGATGCCGGGGCAGATAGGGCAACTCAATAACATTCGTCGGAACAACATGGTTCCTCCAAACCTCCAGAAGACCGTTCTGCAAAACAATACTGCTGGCCT TTCTCAACAGCAGATGGCTCACCTTCAGAGAAGCCAGCAGGCCCAGATGATGCAGATGCAACGCGACCAGTCGGAAATGGACATGAACGGGCATCGTCCGCAGTCCCCCTCGTCCGCAGACAATGCGCCTTCCCCGTCGAAACGACCCCGTCTTGATGGCGGACCGATGAACGGACAACAGTTGGCACCCAACGGACGAGGACAAGGACAAGGCATGCCCGGTCAGCCGAACCCGTTGATGATGCAAAACGGACTCAATGCGCGTATGGCGCCGCAAGCCCAGGCCGCGTTCCAGCAACCGGCCCCCGGGGCGCAGCAAAAATCCATCCAG GGATTGCCGAATGGTATGATGAACCCCGGCGTTATGCCAAACCAACCGGATCTCGTAGCGATGCCAGACGGTCAGGGTATGTACCCGATGGGCAACGAGTATTATGGCGCGAACGGTCAAATGCCCCAGGTTCGGGCTGGGATGCAGACGCCTGGCGGTCAGCATGGCAATCATGCTCTCCAAGATTATCAAATGCAGCTTATGCTGCTTGAACAGCAGAATAAGCGGCGTTTGTTGATGGCTCGTCAAGAGCAGGATAGCATGACCCGTCCCGACCAGCCTCCCATGCCCGGGCAGCAGGCTCTGCCTCCAGGCACCTCTCCCGGCAGCAGAGCAGGCGCATCACCGAACCCGAGCGACCAGATGAAGAGAGGCACTCCGAAGATGCCTCAGACCGGACTCCCCGGATCCCCGAGCGCCGCCGATGCGATGGGCCAGAACCGTGCCTCCCCAGCTTCCATGAATTTCAATCCCCAGCTAGGAGGCCCCGATATGACGGGCCAGTTCTTCAACCCCAACGGTATGCGACCCCCTAGCTCTAATCCGGCCTTCAGCGCTGCGCAAATGGGCCAGGCGGTTCCTGCCGGTGCGGCCAACCGTGTTCCCAGTGGCAGTTGGCCTCAGCAAGGCGGTCCTCAGGGCCAGCCCATGGTACCATCGCCCGCCAGTCAGCCTCAGACAGGAACTCCACAGGAACGGGGTGCAATGCCGCCTCCTCAGGCACCCCCAGCGACAGGCCCCAATGCCGGCCGTACACCTGCATCTCCTCAAACGGCCGCGCCCCCGACTCCCCAGCAGGCTCATAAGGCCGCACCCAAGAAGAAAGACACGAAAGATACTCGGAAG AAATcggccgctgctgctgcgaaCGCCAACACGGCGGCTACTCCATCGTCGGAAGCGGAGCATCCGCCCACGCCGACACCTTCGACACCGATCACTCCTCAGCACCCCAACTCGTTTAACAAGAATGGGGCCAATGCAACAACTGGCGCTCCGCAACAACCGACATCCGCACCAGCGCCTCCGCCTATGGTGCCGCAGCAACAGCCGCAACCATCTCAACcgccacagcagcagcaaccgccGCCGCCAGACCCGAACCAGCCGTTTGGTGATCTCAATACTCTTACGGAT TCATCTGCTTTCAATCTTGACTTTGGCGCACTGGAAAACCCAGACTTACTTGAAAACTTCGATTTTGACACATTCCTTAATACCGATGCAGACACGGCCGGCTTTGGATTTGATCCAAACATATCTTATGCCGCAGACGGTGTAGAGACAGGTGCCGGAGATAGCCTGTGA
- a CDS encoding uncharacterized protein (COG:S;~EggNog:ENOG410PXQC), protein MNNHWQYGLPNSTARIDDEQGRQSFSYWGCPAWSENALYASIPWLGIGGTTLPAYASSPSSSCTFYPSSSVTVYPSSSATTVSETQQQLPIKESHLNAVFESAQPAELKREVETDHNRRSSISLQVDELISALMPLPQSASSSGTEAGTDFCAVESFERPEAALSSPRLDSLNINEITSSQAIFYFGVLAIQSLLLPRFHYSKDHGGKKWACTLTMYGRTIVRSFLFETQMEARIEVCWEALKGLQSQFPGWLVPYEPEGGSNSPGWNWVELLQDYCVQNGLRNPQYTQYIHEGNYRHEVEVEGGSFFGLQKQCPDALSSKNAAAHMALHVLLVYGNSVLDFPGPFTMKMSRESLFAHVPKFPSRACAISSSPESPDRRGAIKKKQRTRSHHKKLSPRKNANLLPLTESKLPDLEMNPVKEKRRWNISPSELQNRLKNLPTPFARLKKACRLLSLQPPEIRITRLDGCPVDTEGEYRTSAHFKGDPFLTRAGAIGSTKGQRASKAAAKELCAAEVVRYLIKMVSEDTELEEEEAAKREQPKHWQENTLRMYASQGFVGC, encoded by the exons ATGAACAATCATTGGCAATATGGATTGCCTAACTCAACCGCCAGGATAGACGACGAACAAGGCCGGCAGAGCTTCAGTTACTGGGGCTGCCCTGCTTGGTCTGAGAACGCCCTCTACGCGTCTATACCATGGCTTGGGATTGGAGGCACAACGCTCCCAGCATACGcctcatccccatcctcatcttgTACCTTCTacccttcctcctccgttACCGTCTatccttcttcctccgctACCACCGTCTCAGAAACGCAGCAGCAACTACCAATCAAAGAATCGCATCTTAATGCCGTCTTTGAGAGTGCGCAGCCCGCAGAGTTGAAGCGTGAGGTGGAAACGGATCACAATCGTCGGTCCTCGATAAGCTTGCAGGTGGATGAATTGATCAGCGCTCTGATGCCTTTGCCTCAGAGTGCTTCGTCTTCTGGGACCGAAGCTGGAACGGATTTCTGTGCGGTTGAGAGCTTTGAGAGGCCCGAG GCTGCCCTCAGCTCTCCGCGTCTTGATTCGTTGAATATCAATGAGATTACCTCCAGTCAAGCCATTTTCTACTTTGGTGTCCTAGCCATCCAGTCGCTGCTCCTCCCCAGGTTCCACTACAGTAAGGATCATGGTGGTAAGAAATGGGCGTGTACTCTGACAATGTACGGACGTACAATTGTACGGTCCTTTCTTTTCGAGACCCAGATGGAGGCTAGGATTGAGGTATGTTGGGAAGCTCTAAAGGGACTGCAATCTCAGTTTCCAGGTTGGCTTGTTCCGTATGAGCCCGAAGGGGGTTCCAACAGTCCTGGCTGGAATTGGGTTGAGCTTTTGCAGG ATTACTGCGTTCAGAACGGTCTGCGCAATCCGCAGTATACACAGTATATCCACGAGGGCAACTATCGCCACGAGGTCGAGGTGGAGGGTGGTTCTTTTTTCGGGTTGCAGAAACAGTGCCCTGATGCCCTGAGCTCGAAAAATGCAGCAGCACATATGGCTTTGCATGTGTTGCTCGTATATGGGAACAGCGTGCTAGACTTCCCTGGGCCTTTTACTATGAAGATGTCCAGAGAAAGTTTGTTTGCACACGTCCCCAAGTTTCCATCAAGGGCGTGCGCCATCAGCTCTAGTCCAGAGTCTCCAGACCGGCGCGGGGCtataaaaaagaaacaaagaacCAGGAGCCACCACAAGAAGCTATCGCCCCGAAAGAACGCAAACTTGCTACCTCTCACTGAGAGCAAGCTCCCTGATCTCGAGATGAACCCTGTGAAGGAGAAGCGACGATGGAATATCTCTCCAAGTGAGCTTCAGAATcggctgaagaacttacccACTCCATTTGCGCGACTCAAAA AAGCCTGCCGACTCTTGTCATTGCAGCCTCCAGAAATTCGCATTACACGTCTTGATGGCTGCCCAGTCGATACGGAAGGTGAATACAGGACATCTGCTCATTTTAAAGGCGACCCATTCCTCACCCGTGCCGGCGCTATTGGTTCCACCAAAGGCCAGAGAGCGAGCAAAGCGGCGGCTAAGGAGTTATGTGCGGCTGAGGTGGTTAGATACCTGATCAAGATGGTCAGCGAGGATACCgaattggaggaggaggaagctgCGAAACGCGAACAGCCCAAGCACTGGCAGGAGAATACCCTCAGGATGTATGCGAGCCAGGGGTTTGTGggatgttga